One region of Oreochromis aureus strain Israel breed Guangdong linkage group 19, ZZ_aureus, whole genome shotgun sequence genomic DNA includes:
- the psma3 gene encoding proteasome subunit alpha type-3, with protein sequence MSSIGTGYDLSASTFSPDGRVFQVEYAMKAVENSSTAIGIRCKDGVVFGVEKLVLSKLYEEGSNKRIFNIDRHIGMAVAGLLADARSLAEVAREEASNFRSNYGHDIPLKHLSDRVAMYVHAYTLYSAVRPFGCSFILGSYDKDDGPQLYMVDPSGISYGYWGCAIGKAKQAAKTEIEKLQMKDMTCRELVKEVAKIIYIVHDEVKDKAFELELSWVGEVTNGRHELVPKDVREEAEKYAKDSLEEEDDSDEDNM encoded by the exons ATGAGCTCTATCGGGACTGGG TATGACCTGTCGGCCTCAACCTTCTCTCCAGATGGTCGAGTGTTTCAGGTGGAGTATGCCATGAAGGCTGTAGAGAACAGCAG CACAGCCATTGGAATCCGCTGTAAGGACGGGGTGGTGTTCGGGGTGGAGAAGCTAGTCCTGTCTAAACTGTACGAGGAGGGCTCCAACAAACGGATCTTTAACATCGACAGACACATTGGCATG GCAGTAGCTGGCCTATTAGCTGATGCTCGCTCACTCGCTGAAGTTGCCAGAGAAGAAGCTTCTAACTTCAGATCAAACTACGGACACGACATTCCTCTGAAG CACCTCTCAGACAGAGTGGCCATGTATGTCCATGCCTATACGTTGTACAGCGCTGTGAGGCCGTTTGGCTGCAG TTTCATCCTTGGCTCATACGACAAAGACGACGGTCCCCAGCTGTACATGGTCGACCCGTCCGGCATCTCATAC ggtTACTGGGGATGTGCCATCGGAAAGGCAAAACAAGCTGCCAAGACTGAGATTGAAAAACTGCAG atgAAGGACATGACATGCAGAGAACTGGTTAAAGAGGTCGCCAAAAT AATCTACATTGTCCACGATGAGGTTAAGGATAAGGCTTTTGAGCTGGAGCTCAGCTGGGTTGGAGAAG TCACAAATGGACGACACGAGTTGGTACCCAAAGATGTCAGAGAGGAAGCAGAGAAATATGCCAAG gATTCTCTGGAAGAAGAGGACGACTCGGATGAAGACAACATGTAA
- the snx6 gene encoding sorting nexin-6: MMQEGLDDGPDFLSEEDRGPRAVNVDLQTDAMLQVDISDALSERDKVKFTVHTKSTLPNFKQNEFSVVRQHEEFIWLHDSFVENEEYAGYIIPPAPPRPDFDASREKLQKLGEGEGSMTKEEFTKMKQELEAEYLAIFKKTVAMHEVFLCRVAAHPVLRKDLNFHVFLEYNQDLSVRGKNKKEKLEDFFKNVVKSADGVLVAGVKDVDDFFEHEKTFLLEYHNRVKDASAKSDRMIRSHKNAADDINRIASSLYTLGTQDSTDLCKFFLKVSELFEKTRKIEARIAADEDLKLADLLKYYLRESQAAKDLLYRRSRALVDYENANKALDKARAKNRDVLQAETSQQLCCHKFEKISESAKQELIDFKTRRVAAFRKNLVELAELELKHAKGNLQLLQGCLGILKGNT; encoded by the exons ATGATG CAGGAAGGGTTGGACGACGGACCCGACTTCCTCTCCGAGGAGGACCGGGGA CCACGTGCAGTCAACGTGGACCTTCAAACAGATGCCATGCTGCAGGTTGACATATCTGATGCCCTGAGTGAGAGAGACAAGGTCAAATTTACCGTTCACACCAAG AGCACGCTTCCCAACTTTAAGCAGAACGAGTTCTCGGTGGTCCGACAGCATGAGGAGTTCATCTGGCTGCATGACTCCTTTGTCGAAAATGAAGAATACGCAGGATACATC ATCCCCCCAGCACCTCCAAGACCAGACTTTGATGCATccagagagaagctgcagaagcTGGGCGAGGGCGAGGGATCCATGACTAAAGAGGAGTTCACAAAGATGAAGCAGGAGCTCGAGGC AGAGTACCTTGCCATCTTTAAGAAAACCGTAGCCATGCACGAGGTCTTCTTATGTCGTGTGGCAGCTCATCCTGTGCTCAGGAAAGACCTCAATTTCCATGTCTTCCTGGAGTATAACCAGGAT CTGAGTGTACGAGGGAAgaacaagaaggaaaaactggaagatttctttaaaaatgtggTGAAGTCTGCAGATGGTGTCTTGGTGGCTGGAGTTAAG GATGTGGATGATTTCTTTGAGCACGAGAAGACGTTTCTGTTAGAATATCACAACAGAGTCAAGGATGCTTCAGCCAAGTCTGACAGAATGATCCGATCACACAAAA aTGCTGCTGATGACATCAACAGAATTGCCTCATCTCTCTACACATTAGGAACACAGGACTCCACAGACCTCTGCAA GTTCTTTCTCAAAGTGTCAGAGTTGTTCGAGAAAACTCGG aaaattgAAGCTCGCATTGCAGCAGATGAAGACCTGAAGCTGGCCGACCTGCTGAAATATTATTTGAGGGAGTCACAGGCTGCAAAG GATCTCTTGTACCGGAGGAGTCGGGCTTTGGTCGACTATGAGAACGCTAACAAGGCTCTAGATAAGGCTCGAGCCAAAAACAGAGATGTTCTGCAGGCCGAGACCAGTCAGCAGCTTTGCTGCCACAAGTTTGAGAAAATCTCCGAGTCTGCCAAGCAAG AGCTCATAGACTTTAAGACAAGGCGAGTGGCAGCCTTCAGGAAGAACCTGGTGGAGCTGGCCGAGCTTGAGCTCAAACACGCCAAG GGGAACCTCCAGCTGCTGCAGGGCTGTCTGGGCATCCTGAAAGGAAACACTTAA